The following proteins are co-located in the Aggregatibacter aphrophilus ATCC 33389 genome:
- a CDS encoding YfgM family protein — MAYTIEEEQELSAIKAWWNENYKFIIVCFVIAFGGVFGWNYWQSHQIQKIHSASAEYEQALFNYAKDPKAQAEQFSQFIKNHEKTSYAVLALLDKAKIAVENNDFTLAEDALKQAMAQSTDDILSSITALRLASVQFQLGQFDPALDSLKLVKEQAWSGAKNILAGDIQLAKGDKEAAKASYQQAQQHASPLEQQLIQVRLNNL; from the coding sequence ATGGCTTATACCATTGAAGAAGAACAAGAACTGAGTGCTATCAAAGCATGGTGGAACGAAAATTATAAATTTATTATTGTTTGTTTTGTCATTGCCTTTGGCGGTGTATTCGGTTGGAATTATTGGCAGTCGCATCAAATCCAAAAAATACATTCAGCTTCTGCAGAGTACGAACAGGCGTTATTTAATTACGCAAAAGATCCGAAAGCACAAGCGGAACAGTTTAGTCAGTTCATTAAAAATCATGAAAAAACGAGTTATGCGGTGTTGGCTTTGTTAGATAAGGCTAAAATTGCTGTAGAGAACAATGATTTCACTCTGGCAGAAGACGCTTTAAAACAAGCTATGGCGCAATCCACTGATGATATTTTATCTTCCATTACAGCGTTGCGTTTGGCTTCCGTGCAATTCCAATTAGGACAGTTCGATCCGGCGTTGGATAGCCTGAAATTGGTGAAAGAGCAGGCTTGGAGCGGGGCGAAAAACATCTTAGCCGGTGACATTCAATTGGCCAAAGGCGATAAAGAGGCAGCCAAGGCGAGTTATCAACAAGCACAACAACACGCCTCTCCGTTAGAACAGCAACTTATTCAAGTGCGGTTAAATAATTTATAG
- the hda gene encoding DnaA inactivator Hda, with the protein MAEPHFQLPLPIHQSDDETLENFYAENNLLLLNSLQKNFLQLHQQFFYLWGNKGSGKSHLLKGVCQHYLAQQRPALYVPLNKAQYFSPAVLENLEQQALVCLDDLQAVIGNAEWEVAIFDLINRVRETGRTLLIMSADQSPANLPVQLPDLASRLTWGEVYQLAPLNDKQKIDVLQKAAYQRGIELPDETANFLFKRLERDMKTLFNALEKLDQASLQAQRKLTIPFVKEILAL; encoded by the coding sequence TTGGCCGAACCGCATTTTCAACTTCCTTTGCCTATTCATCAATCGGATGATGAAACGTTAGAAAACTTCTATGCAGAAAATAATCTGCTACTCCTTAATTCACTACAAAAAAATTTCTTACAACTTCATCAGCAATTTTTCTATCTTTGGGGTAATAAAGGGAGCGGAAAAAGCCACCTACTAAAAGGCGTTTGTCAGCATTATCTTGCGCAACAGCGTCCGGCATTATATGTCCCGTTAAACAAAGCCCAATATTTCTCTCCTGCCGTATTAGAGAACCTTGAACAGCAAGCCTTGGTTTGTTTGGATGATTTGCAGGCAGTCATCGGCAATGCCGAATGGGAAGTCGCCATTTTTGATTTAATTAATCGCGTGCGGGAAACCGGCAGAACATTGTTAATAATGAGCGCCGATCAATCCCCCGCCAATTTACCGGTGCAACTACCGGATTTGGCTTCCCGATTAACCTGGGGAGAGGTGTATCAGCTTGCGCCGTTAAACGATAAGCAAAAAATAGACGTGTTACAAAAAGCCGCTTATCAGCGCGGTATCGAATTGCCTGATGAAACGGCTAATTTTTTGTTTAAGCGCTTGGAACGGGATATGAAAACCTTGTTTAATGCGTTGGAAAAACTCGATCAAGCCTCGTTACAAGCACAACGCAAATTAACCATCCCTTTCGTCAAAGAAATTTTGGCGTTATAA
- the ppiD gene encoding peptidylprolyl isomerase, translating to MVMEKLNGASNNWASKFLFGFISVTFVISSMAGYLYTRTDNSAAKVNGEEISQHAFQNQYNIASRNLSPQEADSPAQVANLKRQILSSLIDQELLRQYTNELKLGVSDERIKQEIVTSPNFQNNGKFDNALYQQVLQTNGISAETYASYVREALRLEQLQGGLAITAFSVPAQRDALAKLFFQRRNIRLANLSLADEIAKQTVTDAEIQAYYDAHKADFTIPESVKVQYLDLSGANMEKNINITDVEIAQYYQDNKAQFTTQGQQRLAHIQVKTEQQAQDLYNQLQNGAAFADLAKNHSIDPTSAEKGGDLSWVSAGEFPKVFEDAANALAVGQYSQPVKLDNNYHIILVKERKDAGVLPLENVKAQIVEQIRQNLVNNQFFSVEKRIAEKAFEDPSSLKAAADEAGVKVQETGYFSRNNIPAALNYPNVASAIFDSEISQGGSNSEPMSVGEQHSLVVRVLEHKAQSTKSLEEAKAEITAMLKQQKAETIVLAQADKFVQELASGKTVDGVKFGAEQTWVFTENKNPALNNQVFSMAKPAESKTTYKAAKDTNGDVVIIALDKVTDGKLSEAEQKQFAVQIEQATQIGLQGSLLNALRAKAKIEINESFINQEQ from the coding sequence ATGGTAATGGAAAAACTGAACGGAGCCTCAAACAATTGGGCTTCTAAGTTTCTTTTTGGTTTTATTTCGGTAACCTTTGTTATCAGTTCTATGGCAGGCTATCTTTACACCCGAACAGACAATTCTGCCGCGAAAGTGAATGGAGAAGAAATCTCACAGCACGCTTTCCAAAATCAATACAACATAGCCTCCCGCAATTTAAGCCCGCAAGAAGCTGATTCCCCGGCTCAAGTCGCTAATCTCAAAAGACAAATTTTATCATCCCTAATTGATCAGGAATTACTACGCCAATACACCAATGAATTGAAATTAGGCGTGAGTGATGAACGAATTAAACAAGAAATTGTTACCAGCCCGAATTTCCAAAACAACGGCAAATTTGATAATGCGTTATACCAACAAGTATTACAAACTAATGGTATCTCTGCCGAAACCTATGCGAGTTATGTGCGTGAAGCATTACGCTTAGAACAACTTCAAGGCGGTTTGGCAATTACCGCATTCAGCGTACCGGCGCAACGGGATGCTTTGGCAAAATTATTCTTCCAACGCCGCAATATTCGCTTGGCAAATTTATCTTTAGCCGATGAAATTGCGAAACAAACTGTCACTGACGCCGAAATCCAAGCTTACTACGATGCCCACAAGGCTGACTTTACTATTCCTGAATCCGTGAAAGTGCAATATCTTGATTTATCCGGTGCAAATATGGAAAAAAACATCAATATTACCGATGTGGAAATTGCACAGTACTACCAAGACAATAAAGCCCAATTCACTACGCAGGGGCAACAACGTTTAGCCCATATTCAGGTAAAAACCGAACAACAGGCACAAGATCTATACAATCAATTACAAAATGGTGCGGCATTTGCCGACTTAGCCAAAAATCACTCTATCGATCCTACCAGTGCAGAGAAAGGTGGTGATTTAAGTTGGGTAAGTGCGGGTGAATTTCCGAAAGTTTTTGAAGATGCAGCGAATGCTTTAGCTGTGGGTCAATACAGCCAACCGGTCAAACTGGATAATAACTATCACATTATTTTGGTAAAAGAACGCAAAGATGCAGGCGTATTGCCATTAGAAAATGTGAAAGCGCAAATTGTTGAACAAATTCGTCAAAACTTAGTCAACAACCAATTCTTCTCTGTTGAAAAACGTATAGCAGAAAAAGCCTTTGAGGACCCTTCTTCATTAAAAGCGGCTGCAGATGAAGCCGGTGTTAAAGTGCAAGAAACCGGTTATTTCTCCCGTAATAACATTCCTGCCGCACTAAATTACCCGAATGTGGCATCAGCCATTTTTGATTCCGAAATATCCCAAGGCGGCAGCAATTCTGAGCCGATGAGCGTAGGAGAACAACACTCTTTAGTGGTGCGTGTACTTGAACATAAAGCCCAATCAACAAAATCTTTAGAAGAAGCGAAGGCAGAAATTACTGCAATGCTAAAACAGCAAAAAGCAGAAACCATTGTGTTAGCCCAAGCTGATAAATTCGTACAAGAATTGGCTTCAGGTAAAACCGTTGACGGTGTGAAATTCGGAGCGGAGCAAACTTGGGTATTTACTGAAAATAAAAATCCTGCTTTAAATAATCAAGTGTTTTCGATGGCGAAACCAGCAGAAAGTAAAACTACCTATAAAGCAGCCAAAGACACCAACGGCGATGTGGTTATCATCGCATTGGATAAAGTGACCGATGGCAAATTGAGCGAAGCAGAACAAAAACAGTTTGCCGTTCAAATTGAACAAGCTACTCAAATTGGCTTGCAAGGTAGCTTATTGAATGCCTTACGCGCAAAAGCCAAAATTGAAATAAACGAATCGTTTATTAATCAGGAACAATAA
- a CDS encoding nucleobase:cation symporter-2 family protein: MTNTTQNFPIEEQQSHVKQAFVGLQMLFVAFGALVLVPLITGLDANTALLTAGVGTLLFQLCTGKQVPIFLASSFAFIAPIQYGVTTWGIPVTMGGLVFAGLLYVALSALVKIRGAAALERIFPPVVVGPVIIIIGMGLAPVAVDMALGKNSAYQYNDAVLVSMVTLVTTLCVAVFSKGIMKLIPIMFGITVGYILCLFMGLINFQLVLDAPWFSLPNLTAPEFKLEAILYLLPIAIAPAVEHVGGIMAISSVTGKDFLKKPGLHRTLLGDGIATSAASLLGGPPNTTYAEVTGAVMLTRNFNPNIMTWAAVWAIAISFCGKVGAFLSTIPTIVMGGIMMLVFGSIAVVGMSTLIRAKVDVTEARNLCIIAVVMTFGIGNMFVDVGGVSLKGISLCAVVAIILNLVLPKAKNEIA; the protein is encoded by the coding sequence ATGACAAATACAACACAAAATTTTCCTATTGAGGAACAACAAAGCCACGTTAAACAAGCTTTCGTAGGACTACAAATGCTTTTTGTAGCGTTTGGCGCTTTAGTTTTAGTACCGTTGATTACCGGCCTTGATGCAAATACCGCCCTGCTTACTGCTGGTGTCGGCACCCTGTTATTCCAACTTTGTACAGGCAAGCAAGTGCCGATTTTCCTCGCTTCTTCTTTTGCATTTATCGCACCTATTCAATATGGCGTAACCACGTGGGGCATTCCTGTCACCATGGGCGGTTTGGTCTTTGCGGGTTTGCTTTATGTCGCCTTGAGCGCGTTAGTGAAAATTCGTGGCGCAGCAGCATTAGAACGTATTTTTCCACCGGTGGTCGTCGGTCCGGTCATTATCATCATCGGTATGGGATTAGCCCCTGTGGCCGTGGATATGGCATTAGGTAAAAATAGCGCTTATCAATATAACGACGCGGTATTGGTCTCTATGGTGACCCTGGTGACCACCCTGTGCGTAGCCGTTTTCTCAAAAGGCATAATGAAATTAATTCCAATCATGTTCGGCATCACTGTGGGTTATATTCTATGCCTTTTCATGGGATTGATTAATTTCCAACTTGTTTTAGATGCTCCATGGTTTAGTTTACCAAATCTAACCGCGCCTGAATTTAAACTGGAAGCCATTTTATATTTGCTACCGATCGCCATTGCACCAGCAGTAGAACACGTTGGCGGCATTATGGCCATTAGTTCTGTCACCGGCAAAGATTTTCTTAAAAAACCCGGATTACACCGCACCTTACTCGGTGACGGCATTGCCACCAGCGCAGCATCTTTGTTAGGCGGACCACCAAACACCACCTATGCTGAAGTGACCGGCGCAGTCATGCTGACCCGCAACTTTAATCCAAATATCATGACATGGGCAGCTGTTTGGGCAATTGCTATTTCTTTCTGTGGAAAAGTCGGCGCATTTCTTTCTACCATTCCGACCATTGTCATGGGTGGGATTATGATGTTGGTGTTCGGCTCTATTGCTGTTGTGGGCATGAGCACACTCATTCGTGCGAAAGTGGATGTCACCGAAGCCCGAAACTTATGTATCATCGCAGTTGTGATGACGTTTGGGATCGGCAATATGTTCGTGGATGTGGGTGGCGTTTCCTTAAAAGGCATCAGCTTATGTGCCGTTGTTGCCATCATTTTGAATTTGGTGTTACCAAAAGCCAAAAACGAAATTGCATAG
- a CDS encoding bifunctional 4-hydroxy-2-oxoglutarate aldolase/2-dehydro-3-deoxy-phosphogluconate aldolase: protein MLNLTTITTQLHQLKVVPVIALDHAEDILPLADMLAQNGLSVAEITFRSPAAEEAIRLLRQQRPDFLIAAGTVLTSEQVFQAKNAGADFVVTPGFNPKIVQLCQDLGLPITPGVNNPMAIEAALELGIETVKFFPAEASGGVKMIKALLGPYAQLKIMPTGGIGLQNIQDYLAIPNVVACGGSWFVEKKLINDKNWSEIGRLTKEVVELVK from the coding sequence ATGCTGAATCTAACGACAATCACAACACAACTTCATCAACTCAAAGTCGTTCCTGTTATCGCGTTGGATCATGCCGAGGATATTTTACCGTTGGCAGATATGCTGGCACAAAATGGGTTGTCGGTGGCGGAGATTACTTTTCGTTCTCCGGCGGCTGAAGAGGCGATTCGGTTGTTGCGCCAACAGCGACCTGATTTTCTGATTGCGGCGGGTACGGTTTTAACCTCAGAACAGGTTTTTCAAGCGAAAAATGCCGGTGCGGATTTTGTCGTGACGCCGGGGTTTAACCCTAAAATTGTGCAATTATGCCAAGACTTAGGTTTACCGATTACACCGGGAGTGAATAATCCGATGGCTATTGAAGCGGCGTTAGAGTTAGGCATTGAAACAGTGAAATTCTTCCCGGCGGAAGCCTCCGGTGGCGTGAAAATGATTAAAGCGTTGTTAGGCCCTTACGCGCAATTAAAAATCATGCCAACGGGTGGGATTGGGTTGCAAAATATTCAAGATTATTTAGCCATTCCAAATGTGGTGGCCTGTGGTGGATCTTGGTTTGTCGAGAAAAAACTGATTAATGACAAAAACTGGTCAGAAATCGGTCGACTAACGAAAGAAGTGGTAGAACTGGTTAAGTAG
- the lon gene encoding endopeptidase La, whose protein sequence is MMRSKKPELQIIPVLPLRDVVVFPYMVMPLFVGRPKSISSLDDAMQNNKKLLLVSQKQADLEEPSIDDLYDVGTIANIIQLLKLPDGTVKVLVEGQQRAKIRKIEDTGEYLWAVAEPLLTTLGNEKELQVAHKAVLNEFQSYINLNKKVQPDILSALQQIDNLEQLSDTMASHLPVSVVQKQAVLEMTNVVERFEYLLGLMQSEADLLQVEKRIRGRVKKQMEKSQRDYYLNEQIKAIQKELGETENTVSEIEQLRQKIEDAKMPQEAREKTESELQKLKMMSPMSAEATVVRSYIDWMIQVPWHKRTKVRKDLTKAQEILDADHYGLERVKERILEYLAVQTRLNQIKGSILCLVGPPGVGKTSLGQSIANATGRKYVRMALGGVRDEAEIRGHRKTYIGSLPGKLIQKMAKVGVKNPLFLLDEIDKMTSDMRGDPASALLEVLDPEQNAHFNDHYLEVDYDLSDVMFVATSNSMHIPTPLLDRMEVIRLSGYTEDEKLNIATRHLINKQMERNGLKAGELTIDDSAIVDIIRYYTREAGVRNLEREISKICRKAVKTLLLDKKVKSIKVNAKNLHDYLGVKRFEFGRADTQNRVGEVTGLAWTEVGGDLLTIETASVPGKGKLSYTGSLGDVMKESIQAAMTVVRSRAEKLGINSDFHEKRDIHIHVPDGATPKDGPSAGIAMCTALVSCLTGNPVKSEVAMTGEISLRGKVLPIGGLKEKLLAAHRGGIKTVVIPKENVKDLEDIPENVKRDLIIHAVETIDEVLTIALENPPTGVEFVKLDPVSAVKAPRRKKTVSRSAVN, encoded by the coding sequence ATGATGAGATCAAAAAAACCAGAATTACAAATAATACCGGTATTGCCACTGCGCGATGTTGTTGTATTTCCTTATATGGTAATGCCATTATTTGTCGGTCGTCCTAAATCAATTAGCAGCCTTGATGACGCGATGCAAAACAACAAAAAATTATTATTAGTGTCACAAAAACAGGCAGATTTGGAAGAACCGTCTATTGATGACTTATATGATGTTGGAACCATTGCCAATATTATTCAATTATTAAAATTGCCTGACGGTACAGTGAAAGTATTGGTGGAAGGTCAGCAACGTGCCAAAATCAGAAAAATTGAAGATACCGGTGAATATTTATGGGCTGTTGCCGAACCACTACTAACCACATTAGGCAATGAAAAAGAATTACAGGTGGCTCATAAAGCTGTCTTAAATGAGTTTCAAAGCTACATAAACTTGAATAAAAAAGTACAGCCCGACATTCTCTCTGCCTTACAACAAATCGATAATCTGGAACAGTTAAGCGATACTATGGCGTCTCATCTACCGGTTTCTGTCGTGCAGAAACAAGCTGTATTAGAGATGACCAATGTGGTTGAGCGTTTTGAATATTTACTGGGTTTAATGCAATCAGAAGCAGATCTGTTACAAGTGGAAAAACGCATTCGTGGTCGCGTGAAAAAACAAATGGAAAAAAGCCAGCGTGATTACTATTTGAATGAACAAATCAAGGCAATTCAAAAAGAACTTGGTGAAACAGAAAATACCGTAAGTGAAATTGAGCAATTACGCCAAAAAATTGAAGATGCCAAAATGCCACAGGAAGCCCGTGAGAAAACAGAATCTGAGCTACAAAAACTGAAAATGATGTCCCCGATGTCAGCGGAAGCAACTGTTGTGCGTAGCTATATTGATTGGATGATTCAAGTGCCTTGGCATAAACGCACCAAAGTGAGAAAAGATCTGACCAAAGCACAAGAAATTTTAGATGCGGATCATTACGGTTTAGAACGCGTGAAAGAACGTATTCTGGAATACCTTGCCGTACAAACCCGTTTAAACCAAATCAAAGGCTCTATTCTCTGTTTAGTGGGACCACCGGGGGTAGGTAAAACGTCATTAGGGCAATCTATCGCCAATGCGACCGGTCGTAAATATGTGCGTATGGCGTTAGGTGGCGTGCGTGATGAAGCAGAAATTCGCGGTCACCGTAAAACCTATATTGGTTCGTTGCCGGGTAAATTGATTCAAAAAATGGCGAAAGTAGGCGTGAAAAATCCGCTTTTCTTATTAGACGAAATCGACAAAATGACATCTGATATGCGAGGCGATCCTGCCTCTGCATTATTAGAAGTGTTGGATCCCGAACAGAATGCTCATTTCAACGATCATTATTTGGAAGTAGATTACGATTTATCGGATGTGATGTTTGTCGCGACCTCCAACTCCATGCATATTCCAACACCGTTATTGGATCGTATGGAAGTGATTCGTTTATCCGGATATACGGAAGATGAGAAACTGAATATCGCCACTCGCCATTTGATCAACAAACAAATGGAACGTAACGGACTAAAAGCCGGTGAATTAACCATTGATGATAGCGCGATCGTGGATATTATTCGCTATTACACCCGTGAGGCTGGGGTGCGTAACTTAGAGCGTGAAATTTCAAAAATCTGTCGTAAGGCAGTCAAAACATTGCTGTTAGACAAGAAAGTGAAGTCCATTAAAGTCAACGCGAAAAACTTGCATGACTATCTTGGTGTAAAACGCTTTGAATTTGGTCGTGCGGATACACAAAATCGTGTCGGCGAAGTGACCGGTTTGGCATGGACAGAAGTAGGTGGTGATTTACTCACCATTGAAACGGCTTCTGTGCCAGGCAAAGGCAAACTCAGCTATACCGGTTCTCTTGGCGATGTGATGAAAGAATCCATCCAAGCAGCAATGACCGTAGTACGCTCCCGCGCGGAAAAATTAGGCATCAATTCTGATTTCCATGAAAAACGGGATATTCATATTCACGTTCCGGATGGAGCGACACCAAAAGATGGCCCAAGTGCAGGGATTGCTATGTGTACAGCTTTGGTTTCCTGTCTAACCGGTAATCCGGTGAAATCAGAAGTAGCCATGACGGGAGAAATCAGCTTGCGTGGCAAAGTGTTGCCAATTGGCGGGTTAAAAGAGAAATTGTTAGCCGCACATCGAGGTGGTATTAAAACCGTGGTTATTCCGAAAGAAAACGTGAAAGATTTGGAAGACATCCCGGAAAATGTAAAACGAGATCTTATTATCCATGCCGTGGAAACTATCGATGAAGTGCTAACCATTGCATTGGAAAATCCGCCTACCGGCGTTGAATTTGTAAAACTTGATCCGGTTTCTGCAGTAAAAGCGCCCCGTCGTAAAAAAACCGTATCCAGAAGTGCGGTCAATTAA
- the dauA gene encoding C4-dicarboxylic acid transporter DauA, producing MLKKWFLNKNVFLSVKPFSALKDSFRDGYTSRHLVKDIIAGLTVGIIAIPLSMALAIATGVPPQHGLYTAIVAGIIIALTGGSRFNISGPTAAFVVILFPVTQQFGLSGLLMATLLSGVILVLMALFRLGRLIEYIPLPVTLGFTSGIGIVIATLQIKDFIGLSIEQMPSHYLEKVQVILTALPSINWADAGVGIITLIILTQWHKLRLPIPGHLPAVIVATLLSLLLTHFSYSVATIGTEFQYTLSDGTTGYGIPSVLPEFSLPWNIPDPQGNLINWNFDTIQRLLPAAFSMAVLGAIESLLCAVILDNITDTKHHSNNELLAQGLGNIASPFFGGITATAAIARSAVNVKSGGVSPISSVVHALLVLFALLFFAPALSYLPLSSMAALLLVVAWHMADLPQIIQLTRRSGRNEIAVLLVCLILTVLFDMVIAISVGVLLASLLFIRTIAEMTKSINIAVPEDLDDVLIYRISGPLFFAAADNLFADLHDKTVHTDHEIKHIVLQCDAVTVLDTGGIHALTRFVQHMLPHQQLYMCNMQFQPLRTIVKSGSLPEIKKITFTSDLTEALNKIREFEGIEAK from the coding sequence ATGTTAAAAAAATGGTTTCTTAATAAAAATGTCTTTCTGTCAGTTAAACCTTTCAGTGCATTAAAAGACAGCTTCAGAGACGGCTATACTTCCCGTCATTTGGTAAAAGATATTATTGCCGGATTAACTGTCGGTATTATCGCTATCCCGCTTTCCATGGCGCTTGCTATTGCCACCGGCGTACCACCGCAGCACGGTTTATACACTGCCATTGTTGCGGGGATTATCATCGCGTTAACGGGAGGTTCACGCTTTAATATTTCCGGTCCAACGGCCGCCTTCGTGGTGATTTTATTCCCTGTTACTCAGCAATTCGGCTTAAGTGGCCTGCTTATGGCCACATTGCTTTCCGGTGTTATTTTGGTGCTTATGGCGTTGTTCCGTTTGGGGCGACTTATTGAATATATTCCGCTACCTGTCACGCTAGGTTTTACATCAGGTATCGGCATCGTTATAGCTACCTTACAAATTAAAGATTTTATTGGTTTGAGTATTGAACAGATGCCGTCTCATTATCTTGAAAAAGTGCAAGTAATTTTGACTGCACTTCCAAGTATAAACTGGGCAGATGCTGGTGTTGGTATCATTACCCTCATTATCTTAACCCAATGGCATAAGTTACGTCTGCCCATTCCCGGTCATTTGCCGGCAGTGATTGTCGCAACATTGTTATCTTTATTGCTGACCCACTTCAGCTATTCTGTCGCGACTATTGGTACCGAATTCCAATATACACTTTCTGATGGTACGACCGGCTACGGTATTCCCAGTGTCTTGCCTGAATTTTCCTTGCCATGGAATATTCCTGATCCGCAAGGCAATCTGATTAACTGGAATTTTGACACCATTCAGCGCCTATTGCCGGCCGCTTTTTCCATGGCAGTCTTGGGCGCGATCGAATCTTTATTGTGTGCGGTCATTTTAGACAATATCACCGACACCAAACACCATTCCAATAATGAATTATTAGCACAAGGCCTTGGTAACATTGCCTCTCCGTTTTTTGGCGGTATCACTGCCACCGCTGCCATCGCGCGTTCTGCGGTAAATGTTAAATCCGGTGGTGTATCACCGATTTCAAGTGTCGTACACGCCTTACTAGTGCTTTTTGCCTTATTGTTTTTTGCCCCGGCGCTGTCTTATTTGCCGTTATCTTCTATGGCTGCGCTCTTGCTGGTCGTGGCTTGGCATATGGCGGATTTACCACAAATTATTCAGCTTACCCGTCGTTCCGGACGTAACGAAATTGCCGTATTACTGGTTTGTTTAATCCTTACAGTGTTATTTGACATGGTGATTGCTATTTCTGTGGGTGTGTTATTGGCCAGTTTGCTGTTTATCCGCACCATCGCCGAAATGACCAAATCCATCAATATTGCTGTGCCGGAAGATTTGGATGATGTGTTAATTTATCGTATTAGCGGACCGCTCTTTTTCGCTGCGGCAGATAATCTCTTTGCCGACTTGCACGATAAAACCGTCCACACCGATCACGAAATCAAACACATTGTTTTACAATGCGACGCCGTGACCGTGCTTGACACAGGGGGCATTCATGCACTTACCCGCTTCGTACAACATATGCTGCCTCATCAACAACTTTATATGTGTAACATGCAGTTCCAACCACTACGAACTATCGTTAAATCCGGTTCACTGCCTGAAATCAAAAAAATTACTTTCACCTCTGATTTAACCGAAGCATTGAATAAAATTCGGGAATTTGAGGGGATTGAGGCGAAATAA
- the upp gene encoding uracil phosphoribosyltransferase — MKLVEVKHPLVKHKLGLMRAADVDTKKFRELATEVGSLLTYEATSDLETEKVIIDGWCGPVEIDQIKGKKVTVVPILRAGLGMMDGVLEHVPSARISVVGMYRNEETLEPVPYFQKLASDLEERLAIVVDPMLATGGSMVATINLLKQKGCKHIKVLVLVAAPEGLAALEKAHPDIELYTASIDDHLNENGYIIPGLGDAGDKIFGTK, encoded by the coding sequence ATGAAATTAGTTGAAGTTAAGCATCCATTAGTCAAACATAAATTAGGTTTAATGCGTGCTGCAGATGTCGATACTAAAAAATTCCGTGAGTTAGCGACAGAAGTGGGAAGTCTATTAACTTATGAAGCCACCTCCGATTTGGAAACAGAAAAAGTCATTATCGACGGTTGGTGTGGTCCTGTTGAAATTGACCAAATTAAAGGCAAAAAAGTTACCGTTGTGCCAATTCTGCGTGCAGGTCTAGGCATGATGGACGGTGTTTTGGAGCACGTTCCGAGTGCGCGGATTAGTGTGGTAGGGATGTATCGAAACGAAGAAACGTTAGAACCTGTACCGTATTTCCAAAAATTAGCCAGCGATTTAGAAGAGCGTTTAGCCATTGTGGTTGACCCAATGTTAGCCACCGGTGGCTCTATGGTTGCAACCATTAACTTGTTAAAACAAAAAGGTTGTAAGCATATCAAAGTCTTGGTATTGGTAGCAGCCCCGGAAGGCTTGGCCGCGTTAGAAAAAGCCCATCCGGACATTGAGCTTTACACGGCCTCCATTGACGATCACTTAAATGAAAATGGTTATATCATCCCTGGGTTAGGTGACGCAGGCGATAAAATTTTCGGTACCAAGTAA
- a CDS encoding methyltransferase family protein, whose amino-acid sequence MATHQRKIPIPPPLIFVFCALLMKILPPIWQFSMPWWLVILLGGIGCVIGMASVLQFLLAKTTVDPLKVENASQLVTNGIYKYSRNPMYLGLVFVLLAWNCYLGSLSAILGVLLFVWYITEFQIKREEESLRKIFGDAFTAYCQDTRRWL is encoded by the coding sequence ATGGCTACTCATCAACGCAAAATCCCTATTCCGCCTCCATTAATTTTTGTCTTCTGTGCTTTGTTAATGAAAATTCTCCCACCTATTTGGCAATTTTCGATGCCGTGGTGGTTGGTAATTCTCTTAGGCGGGATTGGTTGTGTTATCGGCATGGCGAGCGTCTTACAATTTTTATTAGCCAAAACCACAGTTGATCCGCTAAAAGTCGAAAATGCTTCACAATTAGTGACTAATGGAATTTATAAATATAGCCGTAATCCGATGTATTTAGGCTTGGTGTTTGTTTTATTGGCGTGGAATTGTTACCTTGGTTCGTTGTCAGCAATATTAGGTGTGTTGCTATTTGTGTGGTATATCACCGAGTTTCAAATTAAGCGGGAAGAGGAAAGTTTGCGAAAGATTTTCGGTGATGCATTTACGGCGTACTGCCAAGATACCCGCAGATGGTTGTAA